In Magnolia sinica isolate HGM2019 chromosome 16, MsV1, whole genome shotgun sequence, the genomic window AACTCCAGGGATTGATTGGCAATCGCCTGGAATGTGGAGAACCTGAATGCAACAAGTCGCCTTCTTCTTGCAGTGCTTCTTCAGTGGAGAAAGAAGCAAAACGATGGAATAGACACACGCCTTCAATAAACCTGTCTTCTCTGATAGACAATAACGTGGTGTTGTTGGGGGAGAAAGCACGTTACTGGAATAAAAAGGACAACCGTGTTATGGCAGAAGGGTGGGTCATGCGTGAAGGAATCAGATGCTCGTGTTGCAAAAATGTGTATTGTCTTTCCAAGTTTGAGATCCATGCAGGCAGCCATAGTCATCGGCCTACTGCCAATATCTTCTTGGAAGATGGAAGGTCGCTGATGCAGTGTCAAGCACAAATAAAAAATGGTGATGAAGTTAAAGGCTATGAACAAAATCCACACCCCATAATTCAGAAAATGGAGAGTGATTTGAGTGTTGAAGGTTTCACAGGGTATCTGCATGAGCAAATGGAGAGGAATCAGGCCCACCCCTTAATTCAGCAAATGAAGGTTGACAAAAAGGATTGCAGAGTCGCAATTGCAGAAGAAATGAAGAGTAACACATCATGTTGCAGAGGAAATGGAATATGCCACATTTGTCTCCACCAAGGGGTTGGATTGCTAGTGTGTGAAGGTGAATGCCTGCGCATGTTTCACTCAAGCTGCATTGGTTTAGAGGTATGATCCCAAACTCTTGAAACCTTATGATATAATTCTATTTCCACTACAGTTTGGCAATTAAGTTCAAATAGTTAGCTTGATCCCCCCAAATCTGCTATATAATTCAAccagtgtttggatgcactattgaattgatttCAAATAAATTAGTCATGTATAGAGGAAATGGCTGAATCATAATCACCTTAATATTTGTATTGATGGGTTAGATTCcaaattgtaattttatttctttATGGGCGGATTTGGAAGGAAATGATTATAATTTGAATGTTAATTCCTCATTGTGAATACTATAAAATgtcattatgatttttatttttattttctctttattggactaaattttcaaattttctttttattttttaatccaaacacagccttaatTCATATATTAATACCGAGAATAgagaaaattatgatttttttaaaatatatattttttttctcacgTTTAACTTGATGTTGGCGCTCGTGTAGGGTTTTCATGGAAGTGAATGGTTCTGCCCATCTTGTGCATGTGGATTATGCGGCGGGGGTGAATACAATAATGACGGCGATCAGTTTGTGGAGCGAACGATTGTGTATTGTGATCAATGTGAACATAGATGTAGGTTCTTCTCTCATCTTCTTTTTTCCTAGATGTGTTGAATGGAAAATTGATCTCCAAAACtaacattttctttaattttctttagATCATGTGGGTTGTCTAAGAGAAAGAGGAGTCGAAGGGCTTGAAAGTCGTCCGAAAGGAAATTGGTTTTGCAAGGAAAAATGTGCAGAGGTACTTCAAAATTTTCTCTATGAGAAGTAGAACTATATGCTTTTTCTAATTAATGTTTCACTTacagtgtgtttggatgcacaactgaatTGAACTGCAAATGTTCGATTCACTCGAAATTGAGTTAATTTCTTAACCATTTGAAACTAATGTAATTGCCACTTCTTTTAAAAGTAAGAATATGGAAAATAACTGCAATCCAATCATTTTCATTTATTGAAttaattatttcaattcatttcaaTAATCCATGCATATGCAGCTATAATTAGTGCTATTATGTGATTTGTGTTTTATCAAGTTCTTGCTTTACACATTTACAAGAATTTTACTGATACATGAAATATTTTGTTATAAATGTGTCATTGAATATTCATACCTTTTATTATCTTTCTTTTTCAACTACATAGTTGTTTGGTGGATTTTGAGATGTCACCTATATACTTGACAGTTAAAAAACTGACATATGATCCACATTCATTGTACATAAGTGGTGCATGTCAAGGCATCTAAAAGTCTAAAATGTGTGCCGCACATGTCAAGGAATTCGAACAGCGGGCCCGCCTAATGGGTGGCTTGTATCTTGTACACACATCTCTTTATAgtagaaagaaatcagaatcattgaATTTTCAAGTCGAATCATGTGTTTGAATTCAACATATTTGTGATTATAAGCAATTTTTGAAATCCAAGAAACTTCAACTCTATATTTATCCAGTTACTAATTTAAGAAAGATTGTCATGTGTCTCTCCTTGAAATTCTTTCTCCTCCATGGATTTCCTTAAGAGTGGTCAATTCTAGCACAATAATACTCATTCttgtgctatttttttttttttttttcagctatgATAATGTTAATTTCTGCTAATGTACTTATTGTGATACAGATATTCTTCCATCTCCAAAAGTTTCTTGGAAAATCAAATCCAACGGACATAGGGGATCTATCgtggactattttgaggtcaaATGAAAAGGATGGGCATGATCTTCACACATCCTCCTATATTGAAGCAATGACTAACCGCAAGCTTGAGAATGCACGTGCTGTACTGCGCGATTGTTATGGTCGCATTGTCCAGCCAGTTACCAAGACGAACCTTATCAAAGATATTGTTTTCAGTAAAGAGTAAGACCTACTTTCCTGCTTTCAGTAATAAAAATATCTATTGTCCTTGTAGTCCTATTATATTGTTAGCTATATAGCACGATGTGTCTTTGAGGTTGAGGAATCACCAAGTCCCGGTACTCGTCTGCACATGGGGCTAGTTATTTGGTGATCCAGGCTGTTAATGTGAGGGCACTGTCGACAAAGCATATACCCTGATTTTAATCATTAGCATATTGACCTCAATGAGTCTACTGCCATTGTTGCATTCCAacacttaaaataaaaaataaaactgaaGAGTACATTTTCTTAAATTCAAGATTTGATACATTTAACTTCCACTACTTGGAACTAAATAGAATCTTTTGAAGATTAAGAAACTCATGGGTTTTCCATGTTGCTCAGTGTCACTTCTATCCATGATAAACTGAGCCTCTTTCCTTCAATGCAGATCGAAGCTGCCCTATCAGAACTATCGAGGTTTCTATACCATGATCTTGGACAGAGGGAAGAGACCAATATCTGTGGCCACATTCAGGTACCTTGGTAACCCGTATTTGAACCttttacttttcttcttttttttttttcactcttgtatgtattgtataacaAAATATTATTCTACTTTTGGCACATTTCTATTCTAGGGTCCACGGTGACAAGGTAGCAGAAGTGCCTCTATTGGGTACACGTGTTACGTCGCGCCAACGAGGAATGGCACGTCTTCTCATGAACAATTTACAAAAGGTAAGATTTTCAGTAGATATAGATATACAGCTAGATATTGTGTATTGATATTTAATGATATGTTTTAACTTGTGTGAATAATTTTCATTCAACCCATTGATTAGAGGCATAAGAGATAACATAGTTTTACCTATCCATCTATGTGTTTGGGGAAAAAGTTGAGGATATTGACACAGTTTGAGTATAGGAAGTCTGTGAATTTCATGTCCCAATATCACTCTATTCCGCACCAGGTAGGACACATGTATATGTTGAATGTGGATATCTGGTCAAGTTAGTTTGACAGTCCATTTCTATTAATATACATGTGGCCCGCTTTATGGACGAACTGAACCAAATTTTAAGCCATGGGGTCATATATGGTGTTCCCACTTCCTGAACAGCCTAGATATTGCTTGAATGCCACAGAGGATTCAATATCCTTCATGGTTCCTTCAGATGCTTGCTCATGCGGGCAATGTCTGAGATTATTTCAATACAAACAATGAAATACCATGGCAATTATGGAGACTTGCTCACATTGTTCTACTTGCTTTTTATGCAGATTCTTTCCGACATGGGTGTACAAAAATTGATATTGCCTATAGCTCCTAAGTTTCTACAGAGTTGGACTACGTCGTGTGGTTTTTCTAAGGCAACAAATTCAGACAGATTCGAGCTATTGGAGTGCCCTTTCATAGAATATAATGACAGTATAATGTGCCAGAAAATACTGATAACACCTGCAATTTAAAGCAGCAGAAGCAAGACGGGTGCAATATTTATACATCTATGCATATTGCATAGTTTCCATGACATTCAATgtataaaatttctattttttttattgtatacAAAAAGCTCCGTAGCTCTTATTCTTTATCTAATATACATAATTCTTATCTTCCATTTGGCTTTCATTTGTAATAAAGTTCTTCTTACAAGAGGCACCTATAACAGCAAGACAATACATATTACTTGGTTTGATACAACGGTCAAGATTGTTGCAAGTGTTTTTCGGGTATGGGCTGTTCTTGATTGGCCCACTAGTGGCTAATTCAGAAGACTGATTCCAATCCACATTAGTGGTAGTATGTTTGCCTTTCAATGACCAATACACTTTAGTGGTATATAGGATATACAGTAACTTCAAACCAAACAATATGGAGAGCACAAATACAAAATTAGATAAATTGGAAAATGTCTGTGTGCGTGTTGAGTGCATCACTGAtcatccatttgatggcaccaattagaCGGTGAGGATCATCTATTCAAGGTTTTTGAATATGGCGCACCTTTAAATAAGGCTTGCCACTTGGACAGTTCGGAATTTCAAATGAGGTGTGTGTGCACGTGAATGTGTAAAGTAGCTTTGTAAATGCAGAGAGGGACACTATCAAGCAGGGTGAACAACAACTCATTTATCGAACTAGTCAACACAAATGTTTGTAAATCTACACCTTCCaaaaaatgggacccacaatggatGGAGCAAATTCCAAATCAGTATTGACTACATGATGCTGACCATTTAACTTTTGGCtatgaaatggatgaatgaaaataAATGCCAAGCCATCCAAGTTTTACAAGCAAAATGGGATGGTCAGGCTTAATGAgtgtggaccatgccataggaagtagtggtgataatgacacccccAATGGAAACCTTCCTTTGAgttaccttgatgtttatttgccataattccaaaacttttgtggctcccaataagtttttaatggtgggcgttcaattccaACTGTATGGTCTAGTTAAGCCTTGAATCTGCCTCGTTTtggggttcataccctaaaatgatctggcaaaacggatggactgcatggataaaacccatgcatcatggtgggccccaaagagcccaCCCTGGATGGATTATCATCCGGGGTcaggacgcaatctgcttccatgaATAAGggcatttaaaataaaatttttaatggctcacattcaactaACTCAATCTATGGTGAGGATCATTTTTAATGACATGTGAGGAATGATGCAGGCTACATGCAGCACACAACGTCAGTGCTATATGTAGCCCATAGCATATGGCATGAAAGCCTACACCCGAAACGATGGTTGGACAGTCTCCCTGTATTTACCATCCCTTAGATCCAAGATTCAGTAagtagggtggcaatgggccaagcTATGCCCGATCCCAGTCTGACACTGTTTCACTCGGAGGGTAAGTAGATCCAAGGCaatagaaaggaaagaagaaacaaTAATTATCCAATGATAATTTCCACCAGAATTAACAAAACAGGGATTTCAATTTTGAATCCTTGTTTAAGTAGTAAGTGGAATTCTCATATTTCTCTCACGACACTCACCTTgtgtcaaaaatctaaattatggaaaagtgtaatgattgtTTGGCAGAATCCACATTGTCTTTGCAATGTGTCCTCAAATACACACCAACATATTGCAATCAATACATcgggactttagcctttgaatttgGATCATCTTCCGATGATGTAAATGGTTATTCGATGTGTCTCACCAATGTGTATTTGTGGTGGATAAACAACAAATAAAATGTCTGAAATTCAAGTGTTTCAACTGTTTGAAATTTGGATCATTTGATTTAAAAGTTGACAGTCACCATCCGTATGATCAAAGCCTTGAAATATTAAACCTTGGAGATGTTTAGGGCACTCCCATCTATGGGAAGCCCTATCATATAATTGGTTTGAGTCACTGGAAAGAATCCAATTTCAGTGGCTAAGTTAACCACGTATCATATTGCAATACGTCAGGATGGATTCAAACAAACCTCTTTCTTTGCTATTCAACAAATTTGTCACATCAAAAGAAaaccctttttccttttttctgcaGTGTGGCATGGAATCCATAGTTCCAAGCATGACCTCGAGGATCCAACAGCCTATGACAGCATGAGATCCACTGATAAAATGAAATGGTGGGGCAATTAGGAGGAGAAGAGACCGTTCCAAGTGCAGTCTCTTGGCAGTTAAGTGggatgatgcaagacaattaaccacttgctttaaaagctcgaactgttagagcatggcaaatcaatccatttatctcatagcccaagcccacatctcatgggttaggacctcggccgaaccccccctcgtgggccccaaatcacatgggtaccgcttcacacgagccacccgcttctcacgggtggggcccgcctcacacgggctgcctaccccgagtgtgtccccgcatcccacaggctaccccactcgagcccggtgtgaaatgcccctgcattaatcacctccggtgaagagtctcgaacacgagacctcctgctctgataccaatttgatgcaagaaaattaaccacttgctctaaaagctcgaattgttaaagcatggcaaatcaatccctttatctcatagcccaggccctacatctcatgggttaggacctcggctgaacccccctcgtgggccacaaatcacatgggtaccgcctcacatgagccacccacctcacacgggccgcccaccccaagtgtgtccccgcatcccacaggctaccccacttgagtccggtgtgaaatgcccctgcattatgggAGAggggaaagaatgaaagaaatgtTTCAACAAGAGTGATTTAGTTGAGTGTgagccattaaaattttcaattcaatggtccagattcatCTGCAAAATTAATTGAAAGAATCATCCATTCACATGACAAAATCCATGTTCATTTAGCAAGCAACCAAGGTTGTACAATAGCACTGTCAAGTTGCACTATGGCCCAACCTAAGCAAGACAAAACAAACCCACATAAGGTCTACAATAAGcccatatttaaataaataaaacatggtTAGGCATGCTAAAACTGTGAACATCTAAAATTACCAAAACTGACGAGGCACATACCAAAACTAATGTGACGAGAGAACTCGAGACAATAACAACTCAATCAGGCTCCAACTACTTCTGTTTCCCCTTCCGTCATAGTATCTTCATCCGGTTTATCCACCTTCACTCCCACATCCTCCGAGTAATCGCCGTGGACCTGCAAAAGTACtagtagtattagaaatttcagGTATCATTGGACTTGCCAACttggcgataccaataacactagtagtattagaaatttcagGTATCGGTGATATGTCGCGACGTATCgacaatgtatcaatatcactcGTGTATTGATATCACAAAtgttttcgactatgtaaataccaagtgtcgcttgtattacCAATAAATcagtgatattttgataatatcgccaatgtatcaatattgccaaaattttgtttattaaaagaAATTCCATATCAAATTCTTTTTATGGGttcatggttgtatgatgaactGCAAgtttatatatgtatgcatgcatggatggatgaatggatcaaGGATGAATATGTGTATGCACGCATGGATGGATGTATACATGCGTCTATgaatgcatgcatgaatggatggatggatcatgtattTGTGTAtatatcgatattatcaaaattttgtttattaaaagaaattccatttcaaattttttgtatGGGTTCATGGTTGTATGACGAAATGCAAgtttgtatatgtatgcatgcatggatggatgaatggatcggggatgtatgtgtgtgtgtctgtatgcatggatggatggatgaaaggatggttagatggatggatgtatatATAAATGTGTCTATgaatgcatgcatgaatggatggatcatgtattTTTGTAAATATGTATTTGtcattgtatgtatgtatgcatgcatggatggttggatggatcatgcattgtttgtatgtatgcatgtgcatgcatggatggttggatggatcatgcattgtttgtatgtatgtatgtgcatgcatggatggatccaccatttcctcatgtttccttatCAACGATACATGTTTTTATGcgcccattaaatggaaacttattatttgtttcctaaatatgcaaatttgCAACTTTTTAGCTATTATTTGAttattaaatatgcaaatatgtgtattttagcatcttctaaaatatcattgaaaattccaccattttacTCGATGTTTGCCTCAATCAGcgttacatgcttttaggcccccattaaaggaAAACTTAGTATGTATgcatctagggttttttttttttttttttttttttacagttatttgatttctaaatatgcaaatatgtatgtTTTAGCacctcctaaagtttcattgagaaattccaccattttccccatatttcccaaaCATTTCCCTCAATCAACGATATATTTTCAGGTATCGACCATATCAATACATGTTTCATATTCCCAGGCAGCGATACATGTAACGATACAGATACTGCAAACACTAATGATAACCAGGTTAGGAGAGGCTGTGAAGATACACTTAAGGGGGCCAAGGGTTTTCTTTAGGAACACGCGCCAATGTCGTGCACATGCCCCACACAAGATGATACCAGTCCAAAATTGGGCAAGTTCATGATAATCAGGTATAAGAGATGTTGCAGAGATCCATAAAAAGGGGAATTGAGGGTTTTCTCTAGGAACACATGCATATGCCGCACATGCTTTGGCCCAAAATTGAGCCAATCCATCAGGTGGAAAGGCCACAAATGCACAAGAAAAACACTTGGCTAGGAGAAAAGTAAGGaccagtggtccaaattcaacgtgCACTTGCACCCACATGAGCTTCCAAGGAATATTAGAGTCTTAGTTATTCACAGAATGGCTGAATCTGGCactctgttttctttttttcttttttctttttttaaattatcaTTATCCCTCTTCGAATGGTTAAAAATCTGGCACTTCCCAGATAAAGAAAATTGGGTGTTGGTACGGGTGCGAAAATGCAAGTCTACCTCCATGAGCTTCCAAAGATCGAATTTTGGGGGCTTCAAGATCTTCACTTTACGGATAAATACATTCTGGAGTGGGTAGATACTTGAGGCTGGTTGCTTTCTCAATCTCTTACCCAATGACCTCAGGAATGAACTTCTGTACTGGTTCCTTTGACCattatctctctcattttgtgGCGGATCTGAAAATAAGACATGAATTGAAACAGATTTAAGATATGGTATGAGTATCACAAAAGGTAGCAGTTGAATGGTTGGGAAAGGAGCAAACCTGTCTGATCTGGCTAGATTGGCCATAACAAGTACGCTTGACCTGATTCGGACGTCTCTTGGTGAAACCGATACAGAACATAGAtaggaatggagagagagagaggaaggaccCTAACCCGACGGCCATGGTTGATGCTTCTGAAGCTCCAGTATCAGCAGAAAGAGTGTTTTAGTgatgatgaagatataaatcCCTACTAAGCGGATTTCCGGAAGTTCCTGCGCCGGGatgccaggtgggccccacagtgatgtttgttagaaatccaccccgtccattcgtttttgagAGGTTATTTTAATACATGCGactgaaaatgaggtggatccaaaactcaagtgggctgcacgagaGTGAAAACGGCGAAAAGAgtttactaccgttgaaaccctcctgggcaccaccttgatgtttataggacatccaaaccgtttatgaggtcaCTCCCACTGGGACGAAATGAAAACACGAAAATTTATCTTGATACTTAAACTTTCGTGGCCATGAAAATATTTCAGCTGTGGTCACCGAATCcgcactgtttcatctcgtgcagcccacttgagtcttggattcacctcatttttggttgcatgtcctaaaatgatattactaaactgatggacggagtggatttctcacaaacatcgatgtgagccccacttagcttccttgtgcaggaacttcctgcggaagtCTTGCAGGAataggaagtggattggctggtgtaccacacaccaccaacattGCAGGCGTAGGTGCGTGTTGGGCGAAggcgagcactgacgctcctcgagctccgagttgtacgaacgttcaaaggagattaaagctacaagggcccaaaatgatgtatttgtcatatctataccgttcatccatttggcaagatcattttagttcttgaccccaaaaatgagtaatttctaaggttcaattggaccacaccataaataacagtgggagaatgattctcaccattaaagtattcctaaggtccacccttaatatctactttccatccaatttttttttaaggtcacatccggatgaagagaaaaaacaaaaatcatatttACGTGACCTAAAGGATTTGGATTGTAGGCGTTCAACCCCCGTTGCTTTTTgaagtgtgttccact contains:
- the LOC131228881 gene encoding uncharacterized protein LOC131228881, yielding MDSFLDDDEFDQCMIEHIIDKDQVNQYMLELQGLIGKCPERGEPAWPTDERKMDSFLDDDEFDQWMIEHIIDKDQVGQYMLELQGLIGNRLECGEPECNKSPSSCSASSVEKEAKRWNRHTPSINLSSLIDNNVVLLGEKARYWNKKDNRVMAEGWVMREGIRCSCCKNVYCLSKFEIHAGSHSHRPTANIFLEDGRSLMQCQAQIKNGDEVKGYEQNPHPIIQKMESDLSVEESQLQKK